The genome window ATCACTCAATACGATAGGGAACTGCCTGTTGAACGGCCTGTTGTTGAGAAGAACAGCGCTTCAGTTACTCAGAAGGAAGAAGCAGCAGTGGGCCCGGCGCCAGTTTCTCCCGATACCCCGGAACACGCGCGAAGAGGAGTTGCCCCCAAAAAATTGACGGTGGAAGAGGCGCGTTCGGCGTTGGACATGGATTTCCCTGCACCGGGATGGATGGCGGATTATCAATATGTGAACAGTGTCATCCATGGGGACAAGATGGTGGAGGTGCAGTACGCAAAGGGAGACGAAGTCATTTCCTTGTTGATCTCGACTGGTTCAAAAAACGGGATCAGCACCACGGATCAAGTCAAAATCAAAACGATTAGCGGGCATGAGGTCTATTTTGCAAATGGAATCGTGATTTGGGAGCATGAAGGATTTACCTATGAAATGTATCAAATGGCCGAGAAGGATTTTGACGATGAGACAATCGGTAAAATCATGGATTCGCTGTCCACAGAAAGCAAGTAAAGGATGGCGAGTAGGAGGTAGCGTCATTGCCGTACTGCAAGAGATGACGCTACTACTCCTGCTGCTAGGCTGGTAAACCGTTTCAACCCTGATCTGTGTCTCATACGATACAAGAATACAGGGGAGGGAATGATCCATGGCAAATAACAGAGCGCTTTGTGAGCAATTCTCGAGCATTATCGGGGGCCAGCCAAGTTTTGCTGGTGGAAAGTGTGTTTCGACCATAAGCCGAAATCAAATAAAAGCATTCATTCTAGGGAAAAAATTTCGAGTCACGTCTTCTTTTTCGTTTGAATCCATAAATCGTAAGACGGGCAGAGGGCTTTGTTTAGGCCGAGCAGCATTCTTGCAAAAAGAAGTCAATCGATTCATTTCGGCTATAAAAAAGCAAGGAATAAAGGTGACGTCAGTTCGGAACGAATGGCTTTTCGATCAGCCTCGTTTGATTTATATCAATATAGAAGCGGTCGATCAACCGCTTGCTTTCGCTCGGAAAGTCAGGAGAGCGCTGGACGAGATCAAGACATCCAGGAGCAGCAAATAGAGCGCGGCAAGGAAGCTTCTGACCAGTCAGAAGCTTTTTGATTTCCTCTTGCTCCTGCCACGGTAAATAACCAGCAGGCTAGCCTCTCCATTATGTTGCCGAATCTTCCCGCCGTTGGAGGCATACGATTATCATGATAAAATCGCATGAAAAGGATATCGGGGGTTTTATGAGACTGGCAGGACAACAAATCTATCTTCGCTTTTACAAGATTTCTGACGCCAGCGAGTTAGCTGAGTTACATGCTAGAAATCGCGAATTTTTCCAACGAGTTTCCCCATTACTCCCAGATGCCTTTTATACAGAAGAACATCAAAAGACACGCATTGAACAAGTATTGAAAAAGACAGATGAAGGGCAAGTATACGCGTTTGGAATCTTTTTAAAAGCAACGGATCAACTTATCGGAGACATTTCATTAACTCAAATTGCTAGGGGAAACGTCCAAAGCTGTACGACGGGATTTACTTTAGATAAGGAGTATAATGGAAAGGGCTATACAACAGAAGCTCTTCAACTTGTTGTAGACTTTGCTTTTAGAGAATTAAAACTACATAGAATTGAAGCAGGAGCCATGCCTGACAATCTAGCATCTATTCGTGTATTAGAAAAAGTTGGGTTTACAAAAGAAGGTATAGCGAAAGAAAATGTAAAGATTAATGGCAAATGGACAGATCATCAGATATTAGCGATCATCAACAGCTTGGATGTGTAAGCTCATACCTTCCTCTGCTGGGTCCATTCTGGATCACGGTGTGTGGGCAAGCTTCTTCTTTTTCAAAGAATGCATTTATGGTAATATTTAGTATAATTACTAAAGATAAACGATCGAGGAGCCTACAACCGAAAAGGGAGAAGAGATTGCCATGAGATTATGGATACGGGTGTCATTTGTATTTTTATCGTTACTGCTAGGGCTGACCGCTTCATTGGAGAGTGCAAAAGCGTCTTCGCCTGCAGAGCCCACACTGGAACTCGAGTATAAAAATCTGCCTGATTACTTCGTCGTTGGAAAAACGTACAAGCTGGAAGTGGAATCTCTGAGCATCGGGGGAGAAGTAAAGAAAGCGGAGTTTGCT of Brevibacillus choshinensis contains these proteins:
- a CDS encoding DUF1259 domain-containing protein; this translates as MANNRALCEQFSSIIGGQPSFAGGKCVSTISRNQIKAFILGKKFRVTSSFSFESINRKTGRGLCLGRAAFLQKEVNRFISAIKKQGIKVTSVRNEWLFDQPRLIYINIEAVDQPLAFARKVRRALDEIKTSRSSK
- a CDS encoding GNAT family N-acetyltransferase — translated: MRLAGQQIYLRFYKISDASELAELHARNREFFQRVSPLLPDAFYTEEHQKTRIEQVLKKTDEGQVYAFGIFLKATDQLIGDISLTQIARGNVQSCTTGFTLDKEYNGKGYTTEALQLVVDFAFRELKLHRIEAGAMPDNLASIRVLEKVGFTKEGIAKENVKINGKWTDHQILAIINSLDV